Proteins from a single region of Pseudomonas quebecensis:
- a CDS encoding alginate O-acetyltransferase, translating into MTRSLRILYIGLFLVLLLALGAWSLRSFFGFSTNADATVLNGRWTKAVETHYDDEFPIKRLGTNLWAALDYKLFNEGRPGVVLGRDHWLYSDEEFNPAVNEDQNLEGNYALVEGVRQKLKAQGIQLVMAIVPAKVRLYPEHLGEVKPASIHANLYQDFHARVAADKIPAPDLLGPLQQAKLSGKQVFLRTDTHWTPDGAEVAARQLAKAIAEQTPLSGEPQRFVTEAEKIEPHKGDLRLFLPLDPLFENLMPPKEPLEKRVTHLAETKGDDALFSDSETPVALVGTSYSANPNWNFVGALKQALGSDVISYAEDGHGPILPMLSYLKSDDFKNNPPQVLIWEFPERYLPVNNEIGDADPSWVAQLKQAGSRQQNMAQNTLKKSETPDRAQN; encoded by the coding sequence ATGACCCGTTCATTACGCATCCTCTATATCGGCCTGTTCCTGGTGCTGTTGCTGGCACTGGGCGCCTGGTCGCTGCGCAGTTTCTTCGGCTTCAGCACCAATGCCGACGCCACCGTGCTCAACGGTCGCTGGACCAAGGCCGTCGAGACTCACTATGACGATGAGTTCCCGATCAAGCGTCTGGGCACCAACCTGTGGGCCGCGCTGGACTACAAGCTGTTCAATGAAGGCCGTCCTGGCGTGGTGTTGGGCCGCGATCACTGGCTGTACAGCGACGAGGAGTTCAACCCCGCCGTCAACGAAGACCAGAACCTGGAAGGCAACTACGCGCTGGTCGAAGGCGTGCGCCAGAAGCTCAAGGCCCAGGGCATTCAACTGGTGATGGCGATCGTGCCGGCCAAGGTGCGCCTGTACCCGGAACACCTGGGTGAAGTGAAGCCGGCGAGCATCCACGCCAACCTGTACCAGGACTTCCACGCCCGTGTCGCCGCCGACAAGATTCCTGCTCCCGACCTGCTTGGCCCGCTGCAACAGGCCAAGTTGAGCGGCAAGCAAGTGTTCCTGCGCACCGACACCCACTGGACCCCGGACGGCGCGGAAGTCGCCGCCAGGCAACTGGCCAAGGCGATTGCCGAGCAGACCCCGCTCAGTGGCGAGCCGCAGCGCTTTGTGACCGAGGCCGAGAAGATCGAGCCGCACAAAGGCGACCTGCGTCTGTTCCTGCCCCTGGACCCGCTGTTCGAAAACCTGATGCCGCCCAAGGAGCCGCTGGAAAAACGCGTTACGCACCTGGCTGAAACCAAAGGCGACGACGCGCTGTTCAGCGACAGCGAAACGCCAGTTGCACTGGTGGGCACCAGCTACAGCGCCAACCCGAACTGGAACTTCGTCGGCGCCCTCAAGCAAGCCCTGGGCAGCGATGTAATCAGCTACGCCGAAGACGGCCACGGCCCGATCCTGCCCATGCTCAGCTACCTGAAAAGCGACGACTTCAAGAACAACCCGCCACAAGTGCTGATCTGGGAGTTCCCAGAACGTTATCTGCCGGTCAACAACGAAATCGGTGATGCCGACCCATCGTGGGTTGCGCAACTTAAACAAGCCGGTTCACGCCAACAAAACATGGCACAGAACACCCTTAAAAAATCCGAGACGCCCGACCGGGCGCAAAACTGA
- a CDS encoding alginate O-acetyltransferase AlgF — protein sequence MTFTTTPRRLAKTLAIAAGLSFVSMSAFAGGDAALYGPTAPKGSSFVRIYNASNQEVSATVGNTNLSEVAPLASSDFSFMPGGDYSAKVGSQTVPVKLAADHYYTLVNNSSGQPQLIEEPPFKNKQKSLVRVQNLSDKALTLKTADGKTDVVKSVAAKGRGEREINPVKVSLALYDGDKKVGDVKPVALERGEAAVLYVTGSGSSLSPVWVKRPVSTR from the coding sequence ATGACTTTCACTACTACTCCTCGTCGTCTCGCCAAGACCCTGGCCATCGCTGCCGGCTTGAGCTTCGTATCGATGTCTGCCTTCGCCGGCGGCGACGCCGCCCTGTACGGCCCGACCGCGCCAAAAGGCTCAAGCTTCGTGCGCATCTACAACGCCAGCAACCAGGAAGTCAGCGCTACAGTCGGCAACACCAACCTCAGCGAAGTGGCCCCGCTGGCCAGCAGCGACTTCAGCTTCATGCCAGGCGGTGACTACAGCGCCAAGGTGGGCAGCCAGACCGTGCCGGTCAAACTCGCCGCCGATCACTACTACACCCTGGTCAACAACAGCAGCGGCCAGCCGCAACTGATCGAAGAGCCGCCATTCAAGAACAAGCAGAAATCCCTGGTGCGCGTGCAGAACCTCAGCGACAAGGCCCTGACCCTGAAAACCGCCGACGGCAAGACCGACGTGGTCAAGTCGGTGGCCGCCAAGGGCCGCGGCGAGCGCGAGATCAACCCGGTGAAGGTGAGCCTGGCGTTGTATGACGGTGACAAGAAAGTCGGCGATGTGAAGCCGGTTGCGTTGGAACGTGGTGAAGCGGCGGTGCTGTATGTAACGGGCTCGGGTTCGAGCCTGTCGCCAGTCTGGGTGAAACGCCCTGTGTCGACCCGCTGA